Proteins from a single region of Nocardiopsis dassonvillei subsp. dassonvillei DSM 43111:
- a CDS encoding iron ABC transporter permease produces MSGSLQAPPRRSPPPRVGARGGAAGAAVLAGLVAAILAVAVWHLTQGTSGVGWWDLVRYAAGEREAVDGVPVGDVLAGSRLPRLFAGVAVGFALGVAGALLQSVTRNALASPDTLAVTAGSYLALTLVAAFGFAVPLWASGLVSFTGGLLAAALVLALAGNAAGTATTRLILAGSATAMALDAATAMLLILFKENTTGLFAWGSGSLAQLNIDASLRAMPLIAVVLGAALLLSRRLDVLGLGDDTAASLGVPLRSTRTAAVLCAVLLTGAAVTLAGPIAFVGLGAPVLARLLAGRIRPLRRHLLLVTASGLLGALLILLADAGLRALLGAEGAASIPTGVPTAVLGGLLIVVLALRLRDAGPVRRPPGARTGPRTRRRFLGVLLVAAALLVSAALVGLLAGSLWLRTGDIALWLQGSAPDLIGRSLDERFPRVAAAVLAGAALGLAGSAVQSTVRNPLAEPGLLGITAGAGLGAVIVVTASPGSGLPSLVTMSVLTGLATFALIAALAWRGALRPDRFVLIGIGCGYSLSAVTTFLLLRADPWQTPRIFTWLSGTTYGRTLPEVVPVAVALVLAAPLMLGLARHLDLIAVDEDTPRILGMRVERTRLVLLTVAAVLAAVSVVAVGVVGFVGLVAPHLARALVGARHGRSVPVAMLLGALLVCVADTLGRTLLAPAQLPAGLMIALVGAPYLVWLLRRSRA; encoded by the coding sequence ATGAGCGGTTCGCTTCAGGCCCCGCCCCGGCGGTCCCCGCCACCGCGCGTCGGCGCGCGCGGCGGCGCCGCCGGGGCGGCGGTCCTCGCGGGACTGGTCGCCGCGATCCTCGCGGTGGCCGTGTGGCACCTCACCCAGGGGACCTCCGGCGTGGGGTGGTGGGACCTGGTGCGCTACGCGGCCGGGGAGCGGGAGGCCGTCGACGGGGTTCCGGTCGGCGACGTGCTGGCCGGATCGCGGCTTCCGCGCCTGTTCGCCGGTGTGGCCGTGGGCTTCGCCCTCGGCGTCGCCGGGGCGCTGCTGCAGTCGGTCACGCGCAACGCGCTCGCCTCTCCCGACACGCTCGCGGTCACGGCGGGGTCCTACCTGGCCCTGACCCTGGTCGCCGCGTTCGGGTTCGCCGTCCCGCTGTGGGCCTCCGGTCTGGTGTCCTTCACCGGGGGGCTGCTGGCCGCCGCGCTCGTGCTGGCACTGGCGGGCAACGCCGCCGGAACGGCCACGACGCGGCTGATCCTGGCCGGTTCGGCGACCGCGATGGCCCTGGACGCGGCGACCGCGATGCTGCTGATCCTGTTCAAGGAGAACACCACCGGCCTCTTCGCCTGGGGGAGCGGCTCCCTGGCCCAGCTCAACATCGACGCGTCCCTGCGCGCGATGCCGCTCATCGCGGTCGTGCTGGGCGCTGCGCTGCTGCTGAGCCGAAGGCTGGACGTGCTGGGCCTGGGCGACGACACCGCGGCCTCGCTCGGCGTGCCCCTGCGCTCGACCCGGACCGCCGCGGTGCTGTGCGCCGTGCTCCTCACCGGAGCGGCGGTGACGCTGGCCGGTCCGATCGCCTTCGTCGGTCTGGGCGCGCCCGTGCTGGCGCGCCTGCTCGCCGGACGGATCCGGCCGCTGCGCAGGCACCTGCTGCTCGTGACCGCCTCCGGGCTCCTCGGCGCCCTCCTGATCCTGCTCGCGGACGCCGGTCTGCGCGCGCTGCTCGGCGCCGAGGGCGCCGCCTCGATCCCCACGGGGGTGCCCACGGCCGTGCTCGGCGGCCTGCTCATCGTGGTCCTGGCCCTGCGCCTGCGCGACGCGGGCCCGGTGCGCCGACCGCCGGGCGCGCGGACCGGACCGCGCACGCGGCGGCGCTTCCTCGGCGTCCTGCTGGTCGCGGCGGCCCTGCTCGTCTCGGCGGCGCTCGTGGGCCTGCTCGCGGGCAGCCTGTGGCTGCGCACGGGCGACATCGCCCTGTGGCTCCAGGGGAGCGCACCCGACCTGATCGGCCGGTCCCTGGACGAACGGTTCCCCCGGGTGGCCGCCGCCGTACTCGCCGGAGCGGCGCTGGGCCTGGCCGGGAGCGCCGTCCAGAGCACCGTGCGCAACCCGCTCGCGGAGCCGGGTCTGCTGGGCATCACCGCCGGAGCCGGGCTGGGGGCGGTCATCGTGGTGACCGCCAGCCCCGGCAGCGGCCTGCCGTCGCTGGTCACCATGTCGGTCCTCACGGGCCTGGCCACGTTCGCGCTGATCGCCGCGCTGGCCTGGAGGGGCGCGCTGCGTCCGGACCGGTTCGTGCTGATCGGCATCGGGTGCGGATACAGCCTGAGCGCGGTCACGACGTTCCTGCTCCTGCGCGCCGACCCCTGGCAGACCCCGCGCATCTTCACGTGGCTGTCCGGCACGACCTACGGGCGCACCCTGCCGGAGGTCGTGCCGGTCGCCGTGGCGCTCGTCCTGGCGGCGCCGCTGATGCTCGGCCTGGCCCGCCACCTCGACCTGATCGCCGTGGACGAGGACACGCCCCGCATCCTCGGCATGCGGGTGGAGCGGACGCGGCTGGTGCTGCTCACCGTCGCCGCGGTCCTGGCCGCCGTCAGCGTGGTCGCGGTCGGGGTCGTCGGCTTCGTCGGGCTCGTGGCGCCCCACCTGGCCCGCGCGCTGGTCGGCGCCCGCCACGGGCGCAGCGTTCCGGTCGCGATGCTGCTGGGCGCGCTGCTGGTCTGCGTGGCCGACACCCTGGGCCGCACGCTGCTGGCCCCGGCCCAGCTGCCGGCCGGGCTCATGATCGCCCTGGTCGGCGCCCCCTACCTCGTCTGGCTGCTGCGCCGCTCCCGCGCGTGA
- a CDS encoding iron-siderophore ABC transporter substrate-binding protein, whose protein sequence is MTRLPHLATAACAALALAVTGCGTTSVEEPETGGVAAPASQSCAEDTTTTSTGPVSLTDGVGRQVELDQPAERIAVLEWQQVEDALTLCVTPVAVSDTEGYSTWVSAEELPEGVTDIGNREEPDLDTLYAQNPDLVIVEAFSADDEIIAQLEERGVPVLVTLGADPADPVGNMRSVFQMIGEATGRTERAEQVIGEFDAHLAEAKERVASADLPTKDFLYFDGWLQGGNLTIRPYGEGALFTALGEELGMTPVWTDEINEAYGDGGVNPSYGLAQTDVEGLTAVGGANLFYANDEGVGGYVEALEENPIWNSLPAVEENRAHAFPPRIWGAGGPRSTAQAVDAFADAITQE, encoded by the coding sequence ATGACCCGTCTCCCCCATCTCGCGACCGCGGCCTGCGCCGCCCTCGCCCTCGCCGTGACAGGATGCGGCACCACCAGCGTCGAGGAGCCCGAGACCGGCGGCGTCGCCGCGCCCGCCTCCCAGAGCTGCGCCGAGGACACCACGACCACCTCCACGGGCCCGGTGTCGCTGACCGACGGTGTCGGCCGACAGGTGGAGCTCGACCAGCCCGCCGAGCGCATCGCCGTCCTGGAGTGGCAGCAGGTCGAGGACGCGCTCACCCTGTGCGTCACCCCCGTGGCGGTCTCCGACACCGAGGGCTACAGCACCTGGGTGAGCGCGGAGGAGCTGCCCGAGGGCGTGACCGACATCGGCAACCGCGAGGAGCCCGACCTCGACACCCTGTACGCGCAGAACCCCGACCTGGTCATCGTGGAGGCCTTCAGCGCCGACGACGAGATCATCGCGCAGCTGGAGGAGCGCGGGGTGCCCGTCCTCGTCACGCTGGGCGCCGACCCGGCCGACCCCGTCGGGAACATGCGGAGCGTCTTCCAGATGATCGGTGAGGCCACGGGGCGCACCGAGCGGGCCGAGCAGGTGATCGGGGAGTTCGACGCCCACCTCGCCGAGGCCAAGGAGCGGGTGGCCTCCGCCGACCTGCCCACGAAGGACTTCCTGTACTTCGACGGGTGGCTCCAGGGCGGCAACCTCACCATCCGGCCCTACGGCGAGGGCGCGTTGTTCACCGCCCTCGGCGAGGAGCTCGGGATGACCCCGGTCTGGACCGACGAGATCAACGAGGCCTACGGGGACGGCGGCGTCAACCCCTCCTACGGCCTGGCGCAGACCGACGTCGAGGGACTCACCGCCGTGGGCGGGGCCAACCTCTTCTACGCCAACGACGAGGGCGTCGGCGGCTACGTGGAGGCGCTGGAGGAGAACCCGATCTGGAACTCCCTCCCGGCCGTGGAGGAGAACCGGGCCCACGCCTTCCCCCCGCGGATCTGGGGCGCGGGCGGCCCGCGCTCGACCGCGCAGGCGGTCGACGCCTTCGCCGACGCGATCACCCAGGAATGA
- a CDS encoding ABC transporter ATP-binding protein, protein MPSAVTRAHALSGDRLVLSYGSSTVVHGASLSLEAGRVTALVGPNGSGKSTLLRSLARLHRIDEGQVTLGGGDGEPGRPASLLSARRFAREVTLFAQARPTPEGLAVRDVVAFGRHPYRRGLAGLSDQDRRAVEHAMEATGVRDMADRAAGQLSGGEMQRVWLATCLAQDTGVVLLDEPTNHLDLRYQVETLDLIRDLAEDHGVAVGVVLHDLDHAARVADTLLLLSAGRVHSAGDPAEVLTSRNLSEVYGIRVEVAHDPRTGRLRIDPVGRHAARPRSADADHPNTAEQNRENHP, encoded by the coding sequence GTGCCCAGCGCCGTGACGCGGGCGCACGCCCTGAGCGGGGACCGGCTGGTCCTGAGCTACGGCAGTTCCACGGTCGTCCACGGCGCCTCGCTGTCCCTGGAGGCCGGGCGCGTGACCGCCCTGGTGGGGCCCAACGGCAGCGGCAAGTCCACGCTCCTGCGCTCGCTCGCCCGACTGCACCGCATCGACGAGGGGCAGGTCACGCTCGGCGGCGGGGACGGGGAGCCCGGGCGCCCGGCTTCCCTGCTCAGTGCACGCCGGTTCGCCCGGGAGGTCACCCTGTTCGCCCAGGCCCGGCCCACGCCGGAGGGCCTAGCGGTCAGGGACGTCGTCGCGTTCGGACGCCACCCCTACCGGCGCGGCCTCGCGGGGCTCTCCGACCAGGACCGGCGCGCCGTCGAGCACGCCATGGAGGCCACCGGGGTGCGGGACATGGCCGACCGGGCGGCCGGACAGCTCTCCGGCGGAGAGATGCAGCGCGTGTGGCTCGCCACCTGCCTGGCCCAGGACACCGGCGTCGTACTGCTGGACGAGCCCACCAACCACCTGGACCTGCGCTACCAGGTCGAGACCCTCGACCTGATCCGCGACCTCGCCGAGGACCACGGGGTCGCCGTCGGCGTCGTGCTGCACGACCTCGACCACGCCGCGCGCGTCGCGGACACGCTGCTGCTGCTCAGCGCCGGACGCGTCCACTCCGCGGGCGACCCGGCCGAGGTCCTCACCAGCCGCAACCTCAGCGAGGTCTACGGCATCCGGGTCGAGGTGGCCCACGACCCCCGGACCGGCCGCCTGCGCATCGACCCCGTGGGCCGCCACGCGGCCCGTCCCCGGTCCGCGGACGCGGACCACCCGAACACCGCGGAACAGAACAGAGAGAACCACCCATGA
- a CDS encoding helix-turn-helix domain-containing protein, which produces MSPISPLPERTGSAPPGTAAPSGEGAGLGTWRREPSTLVRRAAPLPEGAAAPFVIIAESHAPGAPTEWEPHAHPAHELVWVRCGALTARVGDRVFTVSEGCGLWVPAGEVHAGRLTARAELHTAFFAPDRTPVAFEGPTAIAMTPVLESLLMRLARTDLDAGARSRAEAVVFDVLEPSLPQLALRLPGEARADVIADALLRDPADDRSLEEWARDLGVSPRTISRAFRTATGLSFAQWRQSLRIHRALLLLGEGREVQDAAELLGYAQTSTFIDAFRRVMGTTPGTYFGPSRAAVDRNSVSGVRKS; this is translated from the coding sequence ATGTCGCCCATATCTCCGCTTCCGGAGCGTACCGGCAGCGCACCGCCCGGGACGGCCGCGCCCTCCGGGGAGGGTGCGGGTCTGGGGACCTGGCGGCGCGAGCCGAGCACCCTGGTGCGGCGGGCCGCCCCGCTTCCGGAGGGGGCCGCGGCGCCCTTCGTGATCATCGCGGAGTCCCACGCGCCGGGCGCCCCCACGGAGTGGGAGCCGCACGCGCACCCCGCGCACGAACTGGTGTGGGTGCGCTGCGGGGCGCTGACCGCCCGCGTCGGCGACCGCGTCTTCACCGTCTCCGAGGGGTGCGGGCTGTGGGTGCCCGCCGGGGAGGTGCACGCCGGCCGACTGACGGCCAGGGCCGAACTCCACACCGCCTTCTTCGCCCCGGACCGCACGCCGGTCGCCTTCGAGGGCCCCACGGCCATCGCGATGACCCCGGTGCTGGAGTCACTGCTGATGCGCCTGGCCCGCACCGACCTGGACGCCGGGGCGCGCTCGCGCGCGGAGGCGGTGGTGTTCGACGTGCTGGAGCCGTCGCTGCCCCAGCTCGCGCTGCGCCTGCCCGGCGAGGCCCGGGCCGACGTGATCGCCGACGCCCTGCTGCGCGACCCCGCCGACGACCGCTCCCTGGAGGAGTGGGCGCGCGACCTGGGCGTGAGCCCCCGCACGATCAGCCGCGCCTTCCGCACCGCCACCGGGCTCTCGTTCGCGCAGTGGCGGCAGTCACTGCGCATCCACCGGGCGCTCCTGCTGCTCGGCGAGGGGCGCGAGGTGCAGGACGCCGCCGAACTCCTCGGATACGCCCAGACCAGCACCTTCATCGACGCCTTCCGGCGCGTGATGGGCACCACCCCGGGGACGTACTTCGGCCCTTCCCGGGCGGCCGTTGACCGGAATTCCGTATCCGGTGTCCGGAAGTCCTGA
- a CDS encoding BCCT family transporter — protein sequence MSVSGALMTAFVLAALVAPRAMGSAVDAAFTWSARWFGAYWQLLMLATFVVMTVLAFSRYGRVRMGGTDKPEFKRFTWIAMVVTTLLAAGGVFWAAAEPIAHYASPPPQYADQVDGGAEGAAVALAQSFVHWGFIGWAVGGALATLVMMRGVEKGMPLRPRTLLWPLLGERVRTHWIGAVADISCVLAVVAGTVGPIGFLGLQISYICSELFGLPDTYAVQALIILGLTAVAAVSVLSGIHKGIQLLSRANVWVALALIAVIVGMASLPFVVNLFLQASAVHAREFLPMALYRGDEQWLGYWTLFFFGWFLGFGPMMAVFFARISRGRTVRDIYVGATVVPSVVTMLWFTALGGTGIWLEQREPGTITGPYAEDGLPAAALAILEALPLTGALGVLMVVVALIFLASTLDSMSYTIAVSSMHEGEPSGLVRAFWCVGMGLAAVALLLVGDGGIQALQSFIVVTAVPVGLLMLPTLWTTHPLLRDMAVEQGIVAPRPSRDGDGDHAPRAGEPVGQASP from the coding sequence ATGAGCGTGTCCGGCGCCCTGATGACCGCCTTCGTCCTCGCCGCCCTGGTCGCCCCCCGCGCCATGGGCTCCGCCGTGGACGCGGCCTTCACCTGGTCCGCGCGCTGGTTCGGCGCCTACTGGCAGCTGCTGATGCTGGCCACCTTCGTCGTCATGACCGTCCTGGCCTTCTCCCGCTACGGGCGGGTCCGCATGGGCGGCACCGACAAACCCGAGTTCAAGCGGTTCACCTGGATCGCGATGGTCGTCACCACCCTGCTGGCCGCCGGAGGGGTGTTCTGGGCGGCGGCCGAACCCATCGCCCACTACGCCTCCCCGCCGCCGCAGTACGCCGACCAGGTCGACGGCGGAGCCGAGGGCGCGGCGGTGGCGCTGGCGCAGAGCTTCGTGCACTGGGGCTTCATCGGCTGGGCCGTCGGCGGCGCGCTGGCCACCCTGGTCATGATGCGCGGTGTCGAGAAGGGCATGCCGCTGCGCCCGCGCACCCTGCTGTGGCCGCTCCTGGGCGAGCGGGTGCGCACGCACTGGATCGGCGCGGTCGCCGACATCAGCTGCGTGCTCGCCGTGGTGGCCGGGACCGTGGGGCCGATCGGCTTCCTCGGGCTCCAGATCTCCTACATCTGCAGCGAGCTGTTCGGGCTGCCCGACACCTACGCCGTCCAGGCGCTGATCATCCTGGGCCTGACCGCGGTGGCCGCGGTGTCGGTGCTGAGCGGGATCCACAAGGGCATCCAGCTGCTGAGCCGGGCCAACGTCTGGGTGGCCCTGGCGCTCATCGCCGTCATCGTCGGCATGGCGTCGCTGCCCTTCGTCGTCAACCTGTTCCTGCAGGCGAGCGCCGTGCACGCCCGGGAGTTCCTCCCGATGGCGCTGTACCGGGGCGACGAGCAGTGGCTCGGGTACTGGACGCTGTTCTTCTTCGGCTGGTTCCTGGGCTTCGGGCCCATGATGGCGGTCTTCTTCGCCCGCATCTCACGGGGCCGCACCGTGCGCGACATCTACGTCGGGGCGACGGTGGTGCCCTCGGTGGTGACCATGCTCTGGTTCACCGCGCTGGGCGGCACCGGCATCTGGCTGGAGCAGCGCGAGCCCGGCACGATCACGGGCCCCTACGCCGAGGACGGGCTGCCCGCGGCGGCGCTGGCCATCCTGGAGGCGCTGCCGCTGACCGGAGCGCTGGGCGTGCTGATGGTGGTCGTGGCGCTGATCTTCCTGGCGTCCACGCTCGACTCCATGTCCTACACCATCGCGGTCTCCAGCATGCACGAGGGAGAACCCTCGGGCCTGGTCCGCGCGTTCTGGTGCGTGGGGATGGGGCTGGCCGCCGTCGCACTGCTGCTGGTGGGGGACGGCGGGATCCAGGCGTTGCAGTCCTTCATCGTGGTGACCGCGGTGCCCGTCGGCCTGCTCATGCTGCCGACGCTGTGGACCACGCACCCGCTGCTGCGCGACATGGCGGTAGAGCAGGGCATCGTCGCCCCGCGCCCGTCACGGGACGGGGACGGCGACCACGCGCCGCGGGCCGGGGAGCCGGTCGGCCAGGCCTCCCCGTAG
- a CDS encoding LLM class flavin-dependent oxidoreductase yields the protein MQFGIFSVSDVTTDPTTGRTPTEAERVKAMVTIALKAEEVGLDVFATGEHHNPPFVASSPTTMLGYIAARTDRLILSTSTTLITTNDPVKIAEDFAMLQHLADGRVDLMMGRGNTGPVYPWFGQDIRQGIPLALENYNLLHRLWREDVVDWEGKFRTPLQGFTSTPRPLDGVPPFVWHGSIRSPEIAEQAAFYGDGFFHNNIFWPATHTKKLISLYRRRFEHYGHGRAEQAVVGLGGQVFMRKNSQDAVREFRPYFDNAPVYGGGPSLEEFTRETPLTVGSPQEVIDRTLTFRDSFGDYQRQLFLMDHAGLPLKTVLEQLDLLGEEVVPVLRKEFAAGRPAHVPDAPTHASLLAAKGDADTASGRDGQQ from the coding sequence ATGCAGTTCGGAATCTTCTCGGTGAGCGACGTGACCACCGACCCCACCACCGGCCGTACGCCGACCGAGGCCGAGCGCGTCAAGGCGATGGTGACCATCGCGCTCAAGGCCGAGGAGGTCGGCCTGGACGTCTTCGCCACCGGCGAGCACCACAACCCGCCCTTCGTGGCCTCCTCACCGACCACGATGCTCGGCTACATCGCGGCCCGAACGGACAGGCTCATCCTGTCCACCTCCACCACGCTGATCACCACCAACGACCCGGTCAAGATCGCCGAGGACTTCGCCATGCTCCAGCACCTGGCCGACGGCCGGGTGGACCTGATGATGGGCCGCGGCAACACCGGCCCCGTCTACCCCTGGTTCGGCCAGGACATCCGCCAGGGCATCCCGCTGGCGCTGGAGAACTACAACCTGCTGCACCGGCTCTGGCGCGAGGACGTGGTGGACTGGGAGGGCAAGTTCCGCACCCCCCTGCAGGGCTTCACCTCCACCCCCCGCCCCCTGGACGGGGTGCCCCCCTTCGTCTGGCACGGCTCCATCCGCAGCCCCGAGATCGCCGAGCAGGCCGCCTTCTACGGTGACGGCTTCTTCCACAACAACATCTTCTGGCCCGCCACGCACACCAAGAAGCTCATCTCGCTCTACCGCCGCCGCTTCGAGCACTACGGCCACGGCAGGGCCGAACAGGCCGTCGTCGGCCTGGGCGGACAGGTGTTCATGCGCAAGAACTCCCAGGACGCGGTGAGGGAGTTCCGCCCCTACTTCGACAACGCGCCGGTCTACGGCGGCGGCCCCTCCCTGGAGGAGTTCACCCGCGAGACCCCGCTGACCGTCGGCAGCCCGCAGGAGGTCATCGACCGCACGCTGACCTTCCGCGACTCCTTCGGCGACTACCAGCGCCAGCTCTTCCTCATGGACCACGCGGGCCTGCCGCTCAAGACGGTCCTGGAGCAGCTGGACCTGCTCGGCGAGGAGGTCGTGCCGGTGCTGCGCAAGGAGTTCGCCGCCGGGCGGCCCGCGCACGTGCCCGACGCGCCCACCCACGCCTCGCTGCTGGCCGCCAAGGGGGACGCGGACACCGCCTCCGGCCGGGACGGCCAGCAGTAG